A genomic segment from Streptosporangium roseum DSM 43021 encodes:
- a CDS encoding NAD(P)/FAD-dependent oxidoreductase — protein MSTRVPLAGDFVNGDVSFWYRSLGIPTAGEPLPGDRDADVVIVGAGYTGLWTAYYLKKASPNLRVVVLEKEFAGYGASGRNGGWLVGELAGTPERYARTHGVDAARRLQRIMFDTIDEVVAVAGDEGIDADIVKGGVTTVATNAAQDRRLHQLLAHERHWGWTEEDVRLLDPAERESRLRVDGAVSAIWSPHCARIQPAKLVRGLARTVRDLGVEIFERTPVTEIVPREARTPYGTVRADYVIRATEGFTAELKQYHRAWLPMNSSMIVTEPLGDLWDAIGWEGCELLGDMAHYYMYAQRTADGRIAFGGRGKPYLYGSRVDDRGHTHEWTVDALWELLTGMFPALRASRVAHAWSGVLGVPRDWCATVHVDPATGVGWAGGYTGHGVTTANLAGRTLRDLILREDTELTTLPWVDRKVRGWEVEPLRWIGVHTMYDLYRRADAREKAGLGRTSVLARVADTITGR, from the coding sequence ATGAGCACGCGTGTTCCCCTGGCTGGGGACTTCGTCAATGGAGATGTCTCCTTCTGGTACCGCTCCCTCGGCATCCCCACGGCCGGAGAGCCCCTCCCCGGCGACCGTGACGCTGACGTGGTGATCGTCGGCGCCGGCTACACCGGCCTGTGGACCGCCTACTACCTGAAGAAGGCCAGCCCGAACCTGCGAGTGGTGGTGCTGGAGAAGGAGTTCGCCGGGTACGGCGCGTCCGGGCGCAACGGCGGCTGGCTGGTGGGCGAGCTGGCGGGCACCCCCGAGCGCTACGCGCGGACCCATGGCGTGGACGCTGCCAGGCGGCTCCAGCGGATCATGTTCGACACGATCGACGAGGTCGTCGCGGTCGCCGGGGACGAGGGAATCGACGCCGACATCGTCAAGGGCGGCGTCACCACGGTCGCCACCAACGCCGCCCAGGACCGGCGGCTGCACCAGCTGCTCGCCCACGAGCGCCACTGGGGCTGGACCGAGGAGGACGTCCGGCTGCTGGACCCGGCCGAGCGGGAGAGCCGGCTGAGGGTCGACGGGGCGGTCAGCGCGATCTGGAGCCCGCACTGCGCCCGGATCCAGCCCGCCAAACTGGTCCGCGGCCTGGCGCGGACCGTGCGCGACCTGGGGGTGGAGATCTTCGAGCGCACCCCCGTCACCGAGATCGTCCCGCGCGAGGCCCGCACGCCGTACGGCACGGTCCGCGCCGACTACGTCATCCGCGCCACCGAGGGCTTCACCGCCGAGCTGAAGCAGTACCACCGGGCCTGGCTGCCGATGAACAGCTCGATGATCGTCACCGAGCCGCTGGGCGACCTGTGGGACGCGATCGGCTGGGAGGGCTGCGAGCTGCTCGGCGACATGGCGCACTACTACATGTACGCCCAGCGCACCGCGGACGGCCGCATCGCCTTCGGCGGGCGCGGCAAGCCCTACCTGTACGGCTCCCGCGTGGACGACAGGGGCCACACCCACGAGTGGACCGTCGATGCGCTGTGGGAGCTGCTGACCGGCATGTTCCCCGCGCTGAGGGCCTCCAGGGTGGCGCACGCCTGGTCCGGGGTGCTGGGCGTGCCCCGCGACTGGTGCGCCACCGTGCACGTCGACCCGGCCACCGGGGTCGGCTGGGCGGGCGGCTACACCGGGCACGGGGTGACCACCGCCAACCTGGCCGGCCGTACCCTGCGCGACCTGATCCTGCGCGAGGACACGGAGCTGACCACGCTGCCCTGGGTGGACCGCAAGGTGCGAGGCTGGGAGGTGGAACCGCTGCGATGGATCGGCGTGCACACCATGTACGACCTGTACCGGCGGGCCGACGCGAGGGAGAAGGCCGGGCTCGGCCGCACTTCCGTCCTGGCACGCGTCGCCGACACCATCACCGGACGCTGA